In Lycium ferocissimum isolate CSIRO_LF1 chromosome 7, AGI_CSIRO_Lferr_CH_V1, whole genome shotgun sequence, the sequence TGCACCAATAGGAGTTGCAACATCGGCACCTACAGCTGCCCCTGAAGCTGGGACCTCGTCAGTATCAGGTGCTTCTGGTGCAACGGTGGGAGTGGTGGGCTCCTCATCAAGGATTCTACGTGAGGTGGCGGAGGTGATTGTGAGAGCTAGAATGAAAAGGAATGTGAAGATGGTTTTGAGTTGAAAAGGTTTGGAATTAGCGGTTGCCATTGGTGGAAAAAATCGATGGAAGAGTGATTATGTTTTGGCTTTGATGGTTGAGGAATAATTCTGTCGAATGTTTTGAGGAATAATGTTTTGGCTTTGATGGTTGAGGAATAATTCTGTTGAATTAAAGTTGATGTACATAACGATTTGGatgcatctatatatatgcaaaaaagGATGATTAGGATAAGAGGAGTTGATCAATGATTACGAGGATTAGGTATTAACTATTCCACTCTCTCCAGTGCATTTGTTGAAGATTGCAAAACTAATTTTCGTGTCCAAATGTTTGATTAGGTGTAGCAGATACAGAGACAACTTCTCCTTTAACTTTAATTGGACTTGAGCACAAAATTTTCTCCTTGCAGGCACGTTTAGACGTTTAGTTTGTTTTATTAAGAAaggagaatatttgaattgcaTGCATTTGAACAAATAATGAAATAACATTAAATTAAAGTCCTAAAAGTGAGATGCAAAAAGTTTTTGGTCTTACAAAATAAAAAGTACTGCGGAAGATTACGGGAAAAAACTTGCAATAGCTGACACGTCAAGTTGAAACAAAATTTTGATAGAAACTGAAAAGTTATTCTACCTTCTTTCTAATAGAAAAAAAAGGGTACTTCTAGATGGTCATGGTATTAAACAAATTGAGAGATTATTCTAGCCTTTTTGTCAACGATATGAAATAGAGAGAGTAAAGTGGGGGATTCAATAAACTCGGTAACATCTCAATAAATTAATCTTTTATGTACTGATCACCTCCAAATGGTGGGAACTATTCCCCTGAATGATTTTGTCTCTTCTtagaatttgatttcttatacTCAAAAGTGtgaaaagtatatatacaatTATATCACTAAAAAATATTTAGGTGACATTTTATAATATAAGCATTTAGTAGTAACTTGCAAACATGCAGTAAAACAAGTCAAATTAttctgataatttttttttacactaaAGAACATATAGCTTAAATATTTCTCACTAATATTGCCACTTTTGGTTTTGCTTGATATTTAAAAAGTTCTCAGTCccttatttttgagaactttgttttttgggtttttgtggTCAGTTTGAGGATATGCATGTCCTGCAGTTttccagaaaatgtttttctttcataccaaacacacacaAAGATGTACTGTGATGGTAGTAGCCTTTATTCCACCTTTTTTGTTTTGGACTATGCCCTAGGAGGACAGGATTATGATATTGCTACATGTCTACTATACTCCGTTCATTTTACTTTATGTGTCTTTGTTTAagtaaagaatttttttcaaattttatgatttcaaattaaAGATGTATGTAATATATTGAAATGCCCTCAAATATTGTGATCTTATTAATGCTAATATAAaagttgttattttttttaataaactaaaatagaaagtaagaaacataattttatttttaaaaagttaccAAGTATATTTCGTATAAGGATGTAACATTTGTTTTTCAGTTTGTGGATTCCACTAAAAATTCGGGaaaaaatgatacattttctcTATCCCTCGTTGCCTCTCCTATGTAATAacgatttttctcaaaaaaggTGAAATTTACGAAAATGTATCCTTCAGCCAACTAATTTACTAATATGGTCGAAATATACACTATCTATACATTTGAGctgtatatgttgtgtataggtgtgtgtatatatatacacacacacttttTGTACACCGTGTACATATAAAGAAAGCACATAGATGTAATGAAAAGGTACAGAAGTAtttgcacggattgtccttcaaacgCAATGGTCTTTTGATTTTTGGCCCTCATagttgtggtctttaatttttgtctctgctgctcatttaatgaaaatatcgGACCTGCTTCTTTCGGCATAAATTCTATAACATTTATCTTCGGAAACTAAATTTTTGTCTTGCTCAACATAAGTAATGTAGGAATTAAGCTACGCAGCATAAGTTGTCTAGTATTTGTAGACTATTGAAAGTATTGTTTTAGTCCGGCATAACTTGTATGAATGTTAAGATTCATATGCCGAAGTTAAATGTAAACTATCCCATGCGAAATCTGAATTATGCCACGCAATAATGTTGaaggaaaaaatttaaataccacAAATTTGacgggtaaaaattaaagaccatctcGAAATAGAGACATTTGTGCAaataattgcacggtttgtccttcaaatggactggtctttaatttttgtccttcaaatgtgCTGGTCTATaaatttttcccttcaaaatcgaacttatgcctatagGGGTAAAAGTTCTTTGAGGGTGCTGACATAatttgtggatattatgatgcttAACTTTTGCCTCTATAAGCATaaattcgattttgaaggacaaaaattaaagaacaacacaaaatagggccaaaagtgcaaatgacccacatTTGTGCGAATGATCAGCAACACTTAGCAGGAaatttgcaggattggccttcgctgagggtggtctttaatttttgctcctcaaattggtggtctttaatttttgtccttcgctaaaaattccttggtttcgggtttgaaccctcgctcagtcaaaatttttttaaaaattcgcaaggtagagtttggattctcaagacagaattttgcaaaactctgtcttgcaaattttttttttttttttttattgaaatttggGGTTCAACCTTACCGGGAGCATTCAATGCGTCGTTTATTGAGAAGAATTACAAAGATCTCAAGACCCATAACCCCAAATTGCCTATTTTGATTCGTGAGGCTAATTCCATTGACCCTCAGCTTTGGGCCAGATATGGTAATTCTCCAAAGCCCTTTTATGTTTTAATATTTACTTAAAGTTATTGAAGCAGGTCTTGAAAAAAGGGTCTTTGCATTGTTTTCTGCTTGTTACTTTTTTGACTTACAAGTTCCATTTAAATATGTGTGGGGAAAATCCTCTCACTTTAATGCATTTTTACATCTTAGTAAGTTGCGCTTTATTTCAGTAGGACATTGATACTAAATTCCACACATGAACGGTTTTTTGGAAAATACATAAGTTACCTCCTAAACTTGTCGGAAAATATCGGAAAAATCATACACATTGTTCGAACTTTAGGGGTGACCTATCCCCCCTCAATCCTTGTTTGAAGTGGAATTAGCACCCCCTAAAATGCCATTACCAGATTTTTGTCTTAGCTGTGTATACACGTGCCGACACGTGTCATTTACTCATTTGCATTCGAAAGAATCCCACAAACTCCATGGTATAATCTCAGTGACGAAAAATTCACACCGTTCACAATTTCCGTTCAATTTCTATAACCCCTAGTCGAGCCACACCTTCAATCATTTTCACCATTAGAGACCACCGGAACAGATTCAAAAATCAACAAACACTATCTCCTCATTTTCATGTTTCTATCATCTTCTCACTGTCTTTCATTAATTATTCTCTCTTCAAAAAATTCCAAGTTCCATTTgtggaagaagaagatgattcTTTTGAGAACACCAAGCAATTTTTCGCAGACACATAGTCTCCAATTTGGAGATCGTCTTCTGGAAAAGAGCGACAGATTCGTAGCTAGCTGTTGGTGTTTGGTGGTAAAGTGATGATCATggtaaaagagaaagaaagaaagaaagtagtAGTAGTGGAGTACTAGAAGGTGGGGTGGAGTAGAAGGTAGTTTGGGTGAAGGTTAGGGTGGTGGTGGAGTAGAAAACGTTTTGCCTCATGTGCTTCATTTCGTCACATCATCATTTAGAGGGATATCAGTTCCATCTTAAACCAgaattttgggggggggggggtgtaggTCAAAGTTTTAGTTTGTAAATGACTTTTTTACACAAGTTTAATTTGTAAATGACTTTCgttgtttttattttcataattgctttgaaTTGTTTGCCCGTATCTAACCTCTCTTATGcctttttcttgagccgagggtcttccgaaaacagcctccctatctaaagtaggagtaaggtctgcgtacactctaccctccccattgggtatgttgttgtagacAAGTTTAGGGGGGCAATATGTATTTTCCCTAAGTTTAACCTAGAAGCTAAATGACCTTAGGATATGTTGGGCATCATACGTTACTCCAACTGGTaaaatacaaatttcatatgtaactgtaaagaatattttgaacaTTGTGGAGTT encodes:
- the LOC132062350 gene encoding NADH dehydrogenase [ubiquinone] 1 alpha subcomplex subunit 2-like yields the protein MKRYRTFNASFIEKNYKDLKTHNPKLPILIREANSIDPQLWARYDLGVERGIRLDGLTEEQISKVLEDLVKVGASLKS